The following are from one region of the Salvia hispanica cultivar TCC Black 2014 chromosome 1, UniMelb_Shisp_WGS_1.0, whole genome shotgun sequence genome:
- the LOC125218655 gene encoding pre-mRNA-splicing factor CWC22-like, producing the protein MALHEQKIHEDGRKARRLKLGLFSPSNPGRPHPPRKRPLLPSPHPIAVQTPRLQRRLHRAGRSDQLQAPSGRPPPRQTSRASVQGRLPLRRRDADAHLVQLVNQRIANEALALDVLVLLLDHPSSDNVGVAARFCRQCGLLLLEETPGELREMLAEFRGLLRKGELEPMPRLLIGRLFAAYRVAFRESGRGLRVVDDEEQITHRVSLLEHIDPETSLDAFHTNPHLLEEDEVNSNPF; encoded by the coding sequence ATGGCTCTCCATGAACAAAAGATTCACGAGGATGGTCGAAAAGCCCGACGTCTTAAACTTGGACTTTTTAGCCCATCAAATCCTGGGCGACCACATCCTCCCCGGAAGAGGCCTCTTCTGCCAAGCCCTCATCCAATCGCAGTCCAAACACCCCGACTCCAGCGACGTCTACACCGCGCTGGCCGCTCTGATCAACTCCAGGCGCCCTCAGGTCGGCCACCTCCTCGTCAAACGAGCCGCGCTTCAGTTCAAGGCCGCCTACCACTGCGGCGACGAGACGCAGATGCACACCTCGTCCAGCTCGTGAACCAGAGGATCGCCAACGAGGCTCTGGCGCTGGACGTGCTGGTGCTCCTGTTGGACCATCCGAGCTCGGACAATGTGGGGGTCGCGGCGAGGTTCTGCAGGCAGTGCGGGCTTCTGCTGCTGGAGGAGACGCCGGGTGAGCTGAGGGAGATGCTTGCTGAGTTTCGCGGCCTGCTGAGGAAGGGCGAGCTGGAGCCGATGCCTCGCCTATTGATCGGGAGGCTGTTTGCTGCGTACAGAGTGGCGTTTAGGGAGTCTGGGAGAGGGTTGAGAGTTGTGGATGATGAAGAGCAGATCACGCACCGTGTGAGTCTGTTGGAGCATATTGATCCGGAGACCAGTCTTGATGCATTTCACACCAATCCACATCTTTTGGAGGAAGATGAGGTTAATTCAAATCCATTTTGA